The genomic segment GAAAACAGGTTCTTTGCCGTTATCAATGCCGGGTGCAAGGACAAGGATATTGAATGGATACAAAACCACCTCCCCGACGATCTGACGCTGACGCATCTGGAAGACAGCGCCCTGATCGCCCTGCAGGGGCCGCAGGCGGCGCGTGTGCTGGAAGACACCCTGCAATGCGACGTATCGGACCTGCCTTATATGCATATGATGCTGACACAAAGCCCCTGCGGGAAGGATATCCTTGTCTCCCGGCTGGGCTATACGGGCGAGGACGGGTTTGAACTCAGCCTGCCCGGCGATGTAGGGCAGCGCGCCTGGACGGGACTTCTCAGGCATGATCTGGCGAAACCCGTCGGCCTTGCGGCGCGGGACTCCCTTCGTCTGGAAATGGGCTATCCCCTTTACGGGCACGATATCGACGCCACGACATCTCCGGTGGAGGCCGACATCACATGGATCATGGGAAAAAAGAACCATACCGGCTTTATCGGCGCGGCGCGTATTTTTGAGGAACTGCGCAGCGGCCCCGCCCGCCGCCGCGTCGGAATAAAGCTGACCGGACAGGGCATTGCCCGCGAAGGCGCGGAAATCTACGCGCCTTCTTCCGGGCAAAAAATCGGTGAATTAACCAGCGGCGGGTTTTCTCCCACCTTGAAAGAGGCCATCGGTCAGGGTTATATTGAAGCCGCATCAGCAAAAACAGGAACGAAAATTGCGGTCCGGGTTCGGGGACGGGACATTGAGGGCGTTGTCGCCCCCCTCCCTTTTATCCCCCCCAAGACAAAAGCGGCAAAGAAACAGGCCGCATGAGGAGCATAAAAATGAACGATATGAAATATACAAACGACCATGAATGGATCAAGACGGAAGGGGACACGGCGCTCATCGGGATCACCACCTATGCCCGCCATGCGCTGGGGGATCTGGTGTATCTGGAGTTGCCGGAAAAAGGGCGCAAGCTTAGCAAGGGAGAGGATTTCGCCGTTGTCGAATCCGTCAAGGCCGCGAGCGAAATTTACGCCCCCGTCGCCGGCGAGATCGTGTCGGTCAACGATAACCTGCAAAACAATCTGGATGACCTGAAAGAGGACATCGAAAAAGGCTGGATCATCAAAATCAGGATGGACAATCCGGCGGACGCGGAAAACCTTATGGATAGCAGCGCTTACAGCAGTTTTACGGACTCGCTGGCGTAAATTACCGGAGCATCTCAAATGCGTTACCTGCCGCAAACGAACAAAGCCCGCGCTGAAATGCTTGAAGCTATCGGGGTAAAAAGCGTTGACGATCTCTTCCGCGACATCCCCGCCGGAGCCTTTGTGCAGGGACAGGCGGACCTGCCTCCTCACAAGGGAGAAATCGAAGTCGAGCGGATTATGGGCGCCTATGCAAAGGAAAATCATGCAGCCTCCGACGGCCCGTTTTTTCTCGGCGGCGGCTGTTACAACCACCATATTCCCGCAAGCGTCGACCATCTTGTCCAGCGCGGCGAATTCCTGACCGCGTACACGCCCTACCAGCCGGAAATCGCACAAGGCACGCTACAGGCGATTTTTGAATTCCAGACTTTTATAGCCCGGCTGACAGGGCAGGATATTGCCAACGCCTCCTTGTACGACGGCGCCACCTCCATGGCGGAAGCGGCGTTAATGGCCATGCGTGTCACAGGCCGCAACAAGGTCTGCCTGGGGAACGACATCAACCCGCAATATCTCTCCGTGCTGCGCACCTATCTGCACAATAACGAAACGGCGCAAAGCTATCGCTTCTCCGGCGAGGTCCAGGACGATACCGCCTGCCTTATCGTGCAATCGCCGGATTTTTTCGGCACCCCGCACACTTACGATACGTGGCGCGCGCTTTGCGACGAAAGCGGGGCGCTGCTGATTGTCGTCGTCACAGAGATTGTTTCTCTGGGTATGCTCCCTGCGCCGGAAAACGCGGATATCGTCTGCGGAGAAGGCCAGTCCATCGGCCTGCCCATGAGCTTCGGTGGACCGCATCTGGGGTTTTTCGCCTGCCGCGAAAAATTTGTCCGGCAAATGCCCGGACGCCTGTGCGGTGAAACGGTCGATGCACAGGGAAGACGCGGCTACGTTTTAACCTTAAGCACGCGGGAGCAGCATATCCGGCGCGCCAAAGCCACATCCAACATCTGCACCAATCAGGGACTCTGCGCACTGGCGTTCACAATCCACATGAGCCTGCTTGGGGAAGACGGGTTTCATTGCCTCGCCGCGCTGAACCATGAACGGGCCTGCGCCCTCGCCGACGCCCTTGAGGATATCAAGAGGGTCAAAGTAGAAAACGAGTGTTTTTTCAACGAGTTTACCATTTCGATAACGGGCGTTTCAGATATGGATAAACTGGTGTCAACACTGGCCCAAAAAGGGATCGTTGCGGGCCTGCCGCTTGAAAAATCCCGCCTTTTGGTGAGTGCGACAGAACTGACCACCGATGCCGATATCGGCGCATTTTGTGACGCCTTAAAGGAGGCCTGCCCGTGATCCTCACCCTGCTAAAAGCCAAAATACACCGCGCCACCGTGACGCAGTGCGACCTGCATTACGAAGGCTCCATCACAGTTGATCCGGACCTTTTGCAGGCATCGGGCATCCAGCCCTATGAACAGGTCGATGTCCTTAATATCCATAACGGCGAACGCTTTACGACCTATGCGATCGAAGGGCCGCGCGGCAGCGGCGTTATCGGGATTAACGGGGCCGCCGCCCGTCTGGCACAGGCAGGCGATCTTGTCATTATCTGCGCTTATGCCCGCATGGACGCGCAAGAGGCCGAAAACTTCCAGCCTAAAATCCTTCTTTTAGACGGGCAGAACAAGCCCATGGCATTATCATCGAGGAACGCGGCGTGAACGAACCAGACGAATCCTCTATCGGCAAGACGCGCGGATTGAATTTCGAGGAACCCCTGCTATGGGAAAAGGCGCATAGCGACACGCCCGGTGTCGACCTGCCGCCGGTCGCCGGAATGCCCGCCCGGACGGGACAGCCGGTGCGCGGGAAAATAGGCCTGCCGCAAGTCAGCGAGCCGCAAGCGGTGCGGCATTTTACGCGGCTGTCGACCAAAAACTATGCGATTGACAGTGGATTCTTCCCGCTGGGTTCCTGCACCATGAAGCACAATCCGCGCCTGAATGAGAAAATGGCGCGCCTGCCGGGCTTTGCGAACCTGCATCCGCTTCAGCCTGCGGAGACGGTTCAGGGCGCGCTCAAAGTCATGGACAGGCTGCAAAAAGGACTGGCGGAACTCACGGGACTTCCCTGTATCTGCCTTACCCCTGCGGCCGGGGCGCAAGGCGAACTGGCAGGCATGATGACCATAAAACGCGCCCATGAAATGAAGGGGAATGCGCACAAAAACGTTGTATTGGTACCGGATTCCGCGCATGGCACGAACCCCGCCACGGCAACGATGTGCGGTTATCAAATCCGGGTCATCCCGACGCAAGAGACAGGCCGCATTACAAGAGAGGCCTTTGAAGAAGCTCTGGGCAAC from the Rhodospirillales bacterium genome contains:
- the gcvT gene encoding glycine cleavage system aminomethyltransferase GcvT codes for the protein MKTTPLHAQHIELGARMAPFAGYEMPIQYTDGVLAEHNWTREHAGLFDVSHMGQLIIEGTGAAAFLETLTPSPLSTLKEGAAKYTVLTNEQGGIIDDLIITRMEENRFFAVINAGCKDKDIEWIQNHLPDDLTLTHLEDSALIALQGPQAARVLEDTLQCDVSDLPYMHMMLTQSPCGKDILVSRLGYTGEDGFELSLPGDVGQRAWTGLLRHDLAKPVGLAARDSLRLEMGYPLYGHDIDATTSPVEADITWIMGKKNHTGFIGAARIFEELRSGPARRRVGIKLTGQGIAREGAEIYAPSSGQKIGELTSGGFSPTLKEAIGQGYIEAASAKTGTKIAVRVRGRDIEGVVAPLPFIPPKTKAAKKQAA
- the gcvH gene encoding glycine cleavage system protein GcvH translates to MNDMKYTNDHEWIKTEGDTALIGITTYARHALGDLVYLELPEKGRKLSKGEDFAVVESVKAASEIYAPVAGEIVSVNDNLQNNLDDLKEDIEKGWIIKIRMDNPADAENLMDSSAYSSFTDSLA
- the gcvPA gene encoding aminomethyl-transferring glycine dehydrogenase subunit GcvPA; the encoded protein is MRYLPQTNKARAEMLEAIGVKSVDDLFRDIPAGAFVQGQADLPPHKGEIEVERIMGAYAKENHAASDGPFFLGGGCYNHHIPASVDHLVQRGEFLTAYTPYQPEIAQGTLQAIFEFQTFIARLTGQDIANASLYDGATSMAEAALMAMRVTGRNKVCLGNDINPQYLSVLRTYLHNNETAQSYRFSGEVQDDTACLIVQSPDFFGTPHTYDTWRALCDESGALLIVVVTEIVSLGMLPAPENADIVCGEGQSIGLPMSFGGPHLGFFACREKFVRQMPGRLCGETVDAQGRRGYVLTLSTREQHIRRAKATSNICTNQGLCALAFTIHMSLLGEDGFHCLAALNHERACALADALEDIKRVKVENECFFNEFTISITGVSDMDKLVSTLAQKGIVAGLPLEKSRLLVSATELTTDADIGAFCDALKEACP
- a CDS encoding aspartate 1-decarboxylase — protein: MILTLLKAKIHRATVTQCDLHYEGSITVDPDLLQASGIQPYEQVDVLNIHNGERFTTYAIEGPRGSGVIGINGAAARLAQAGDLVIICAYARMDAQEAENFQPKILLLDGQNKPMALSSRNAA